The proteins below come from a single Aegilops tauschii subsp. strangulata cultivar AL8/78 chromosome 6, Aet v6.0, whole genome shotgun sequence genomic window:
- the LOC141025359 gene encoding uncharacterized protein, protein MAHAVVPLNFSAFLEKAKLKDDGSNYTDWVRNLRIILIAAQKNYVLEAPLGARPAADATVDVKNVWQSKDDDYSIVQCAMLYGLEPGLQRRFERHGAYEMFQELKLIFQANARVERYEVSNKFYSCKMEENSSVSEHILKMSRYNNHLIPLGVNLLDDSVIGRILQSLPPSYKSFVMNYNMQGMDKTILELFAMLKAAEVEIKKEHQVLMVNKTTSFKKKGKGKKKGNFKKNSKQVAAQEKKHKCGPKPETECFYCKQTGHWKRNYPKYLADKKDGKVNKGTTY, encoded by the exons atggcccatgctgttgttccgttaaattttagtgcgttccttgagaaagcaaagttgaaagatgatggtagcaattacacggactgggtccgtaacttgaggattatcctcattgctgcacagaagaattacgtcctggaagcaccgctgggtgccaggcctgctgcagatgcaactgtcgacgttaagaacgtctggcagagcaaagatgatgactactcgatagttcagtgtgccatgctttacggcttagaaccggggcttcaacgacgttttgaacgtcatggagcatatgagatgttccaggagttgaagttaatatttcaagcaaatgcccgggttgagagatatgaagtctccaataagttctacagctgcaagatggaggagaatagttctgttagtgaacatatactcaaaatgtctaggtataacaatcacttgattccactgggagttaatcttctggatgatagtgtcattggcagaattcttcaatcactgccaccaagctacaagagcttcgtgatgaattataatatgcaagggatggataagacaattctcgagctcttcgcaatgctaaaggctgcggaggtagaaatcaagaaggagcatcaagtgttgatggtcaataagaccaccagtttcaagaaaaagggcaaagggaagaagaaggggaacttcaagaagaacagcaaacaagttgctgctcaagagaagaaacacaagtgtggacctaagcctgagactgagtgcttctactgcaagcagactggtcactggaagcggaactaccccaagtatttggcggataagaaggatggcaaggtgaacaaag ggactacgtattaa